Proteins from a genomic interval of Arachis hypogaea cultivar Tifrunner chromosome 10, arahy.Tifrunner.gnm2.J5K5, whole genome shotgun sequence:
- the LOC112717738 gene encoding uncharacterized protein: MTKARKIVINDEDTSRPPSIDASDYEKETPPNSEDEADPAANPIFNDTAKFGHVRLELGMEFTTRDAFKKGVRNYTLQEGRDVRYKKNDTTRCKVVCKNEDCPWMVFCSYSKPNRCWQIKTFNDYYTCERTFKNRCATRPWVTDVLVKKVRKLPAFRHCEVFNYFKAKTGIQLSRTTITRALGDARKIVRGDEAAEYAKLRDYAEELLRSNPGSTVKLGVSPMPNGEGVFERFYVCLHGCKKGFVGGCRPLIGLDGAFLNTYYGGWLLCAMGQDANNHVYPIAWAIFHIENKDNWKWFLELLHEDIGDQIEHGWCFIFDMQKGLIPALCEVMPGAHHRFCGWHLWQNFQKQWKDSHLKSLLWKCVRAMTAQEFNGHMQSIKRVNEKAWAYLDKFPRQAWTRAHYKDFPKVDNFCNNMCEVFNAATKPYRCKPVLTLLEEVRRYAMTNVAEVMFEVHGELHNVVVDLENQTCSYRSWQLSRLPCRHATAAISVMNGRPENYVHAWLTMSSYNKTYKYHINPVRSQQLWKISEYIHCLPPVRSKPRGRPSHYARKKDAHETPVRGSQKRTTTKLKRKYGKFTCGTCGDVGHTTRSYRITKKQKADELVAAAKGAEDAANKGDTGSKGNEGEVITEECGVGAEGGQIDTQTEVAVEGGLGAE, from the exons ATGACAAAGGCAAGAAAAATTGTTATTAATGATGAAGATACTTCTCGTCCCCCATCAATAGATGCATCTGATTATGAGAAGGAG ACTCCACCAAACTCTGAAGATGAAGCAGACCCAGCTGCGAATCCCATCTTCAATGATACTGCtaagtttggacatgtgagattAGAGCTAGGTATGGAGTTTACCACTAGGGATGCTTTTAAGAAAGGGGTTAGAAATTATACATTGCAAGAGGGTAGAGATGTAAGGTACAAGAAAAATGATACTACTAGATGTAAGGTGGTATGCAAGAATGAAGATTGTCCATGGATGGTGTTTTGTTCTTATAGCAAACCGAATAGATGTTGGCAGATTAAGACCTTTAATGATTATTATACGTGTGAGAGAACTTTCAAGAATAGATGTGCAACTAGGCCTTGGGTAACTGATGTACTTGTTAAGAAGGTTAGGAAGCTCCCAGCTTTTAGACACTGTGAGGTGTTTAATTACTTTAAAGCAAAAACTGGAATACAATTGTCTAGGACTACAATTACAAGAGCATTGGGTGATGCAAGGAAAATAGTGAGGGGTGATGAAGCTGCAGAATATGCTAAACTCAGAGATTATGCAGAGGAGCTGTTGAGATCTAATCCGGGTTCAACTGTCAAGTTAGGTGTTAGTCCAATGCCTAACGGAGAAGGTGTCTTTGAAAGGTTTTATGTGTGTTTGCATGGATGCAAGAAAGGTTTTGTGGGTGGCTGTAGACCCTTGATAGGACTAGATGGGGCTTTTTTGAATACCTATTATGGAGGATGGCTGTTGTGCGCCATGGGTCAGGACGCAAACAATCACGTGTACCCAATTGCATGGGCAATTTTTCATATTGAGAACAAAGACAACTGGAAGTGGTTCTTGGAGCTCTTGCATGAAGACATTGGAGATCAAATAGAGCATGGTTGGTGCTTCATCTTTGACATGCAGAAG GGTTTAATCCCAGCATTATGTGAAGTTATGCCAGGTGCGCATCACCGCTTCTGTGGGTGGCACCTTTGGCAAAACTTTCAGAAACAATGGAAGGACTCACACTTGAAGAGTTTGCTTTGGAAGTGTGTTAGAGCAATGACTGCCCAGGAATTCAACGGACATATGCAGTCTATAAAGAGGGTGAATGAGAAGGCCTGGGCATATTTAGACAAGTTTCCTAGGCAGGCATGGACCAGGGCTCACTACAAGGACTTTCCAAAGGTTGACAATTTCTGCAACAACATGTGTGAGGTGTTCAACGCTGCCACCAAACCATACAGATGCAAGCCCGTCCTGACTTTACTGGAGGAGGTTAGGAGGTATGCCATGACTA ATGTGGCTGAAGTGATGTTTGAAGTGCATGGTGAACTACATAATGTGGTGGTTGATTTGGAAAACCAAACATGTAGCTACAGGTCTTGGCAGTTATCGC GGTTACCTTGTCGTCATGCAACAGCTGCAATTTCAGTCATGAATGGTAGACCCGAGAATTATGTCCATGCATGGCTAACAATGAGCTCATACAACAAGACTTATAAATACCATATCAACCCGGTAAGAAGCCAACAGTTGTGGAAAATATCAGAATACATCCATTGCTTACCACCTGTAAGGAGCAAACCCCGTGGCAGGCCATCACATtatgcaagaaaaaaagatgcacATGAGACACCTGTTCGGGGGAGCCAAAAGCGCACAACAACAAAATTGAAGAGAAAATATGGCAAATTCACCTGCGGGACATGTGGAGATGTTGGTCACACAACAAGGAGTTAtagaataacaaagaaacaaaaggctGATGAGCTAGTAGCTGCTGCAAAGGGTGCTGAAGATGCTGCAAATAAGGGTGACACTGGTTCTAAAGGTAACGAAGGTGAGGTTATTACTGAAGAATGTGGGGTTGGTGCTGAAGGGGGACAAATTGATACTCAAACAGAAGTTGCTGTTGAAGGGGGTCTAGGAGCTGAATAA
- the LOC140175703 gene encoding glucuronoxylan 4-O-methyltransferase 1-like, giving the protein MARRIRHRRQKPLSFHEPDVLSELPLQLELNLFDLGHDSLMWTSFNYGGHTVFSEEDKAWIDQVQQRIPNLKSYHVAYDTNVHQADDLIKIGMEEEECKKVSDPRFSKC; this is encoded by the coding sequence ATGGCTCGTCGTATTCGCCACCGTCGACAAAAACCGCTTTCCTTTCATGAACCAGATGTGTTATCGGAGCTGCCGTTGCAGTTGGAGTTGAACTTGTTCGACCTGGGCCACGACAGCCTCATGTGGACGTCCTTCAACTATGGTGGGCACACTGTGTTTTCGGAGGAGGACAAGGCCTGGATCGACCAAGTCCAGCAGAGGATTCCCAACTTGAAGTCGTATCACGTGGCCTATGACACCAACGTCCACCAGGCGGACGATCTCATCAAGATTGGAATGGAGGAGGAGGAGTGCAAGAAGGTGAGTGACCCCAGGTTCTCCAAGTGCTAG